Sequence from the [Bacteroides] pectinophilus genome:
GTGGCTTTTGGAGTATTATATCCGCAACGAAGGACTTGTGGTAAAAGAAATGAATGAGGGAGGTGGAGATTCTGAAAAAGAAACAACTTAAATGCTATCTTTATACAAGAGTGTCCACCTCTATGCAGGTTGACGGGTACAGTTTGGATGCCCAGCGTGACAAGCTGCGGAAGTATGCGGCATACGAGGATATGATTATTGCCGGGGAGTATTCTGACGAAGGCTTTTCCGGCAAGAACATCCAAGGGCGGCAGGACTTCCAACGGATGCTGAACGATATCCAGGACGGCAAAGATGATGTTTCTTATGTGCTGGTCTTTAAGCTGTCCCGATTTGGCAGAAATGCGGCGGATGTTCTGAACTCTTTGCAGCTCATGCAGGATTTCGGTGTTAATCTGATCTGCGTGGAGGATGGCATCGACAGCTCCAAGGATGCCGGAAAGCTGATGATCTCTGTGCTGTCTGCGGTGGCAGAGATTGAGCGAGAAAATATCCGCACACAGACAATGGCAGGACGGGAGCAAAAGGCTCGTGAAGGCAAATGGAACGGCGGTTTTGCTCCCTATGGATACAAACTGGAAAACGGAAACCTTGTCATTGCAGAGGATGAAGTGGAAGTTATCCGAGTAATCTATGATCGTTATATTCATACAAACGAGGGTGTTGCAGGAGTTGCAAAATATCTGAACCGCAATGGTTATGTAAAGAAACTAAGACAGAATAATACCATTCCGGGATTTTCAAGAGATTTTGTGAAAAATGTATTGTACAATCCTGTTTATATGGGAAAGATTGCTTACGGCAGACGAAGAACTGAAAAGAAACAGGGTACAAGAAACGAGATGCACGTGGTTGAGCAGTCGGAGTTTCCGGTTTATGAAGGACAGCACGAAGCTATCATTTCTGAAGAGGATTGGTATCTGGCACAGGAAAAGCGCAAGATCAATTCCTTTAAGCGGGAAAAGGTCAACAATCCAGACCACGCACACATCCTGTCCGGTATCTTGAAATGCCCATGCTGCGGCAAGAGTATGTACGGCAATACCGCCAAGGCACACAGCAAGGACAAGAAAACACGGTATTATTACTACTGCAAAAATACGGTTACACCCACAGGGCATGAGTGTAGCTTCCGGCTCAATATCGAGCAGACGGAAATCAATAAATTTGTGGCAAAGATCATTTCCGCTATGGTCAATAATCCCCGATTTGTAGAAGCAATTCAAGCGAAAATCGGAACGGCGGTTGATACAGAGGATATGGAAAAGCAGATCGCCGTTCTGCAAGGACAGCTAAAGCAAGCCTTTGGAACGAAAAGCCGCTTGGAGCGTCAGATGGATACCTTGGACATCAACGATGCCCACTATGACAGAAAAATTTTGGATTTGCAGCGCCGATATGATGAACAGTATGATACGATAGAGGAAATCGAAGTTCAGATTGGCGAATTGCAAAGTCAGATACGCAGCATCCAGCAGGAGAAAATCTCCGGCGATAACATTTATCGGCTCTTACTGGCATTTGATGAAGTCTACCATTCCGCAACGGAAGCAGAACAGAAAGAGTTTATGAAAGCCTTTATCGAGCGAATTGAGATGTTCCCGGAAAAGAGAAAAGACGGAAGCTGGATAAAGAAGATTGTATTCAATTTCCCTGTGCCTATTGATGGCGAGGAAGTGAAAGAACTTCCCTTGGAAACTGAAACAACAGTCGAGACGGTTGTATTGATGTCAAGAAAAGAAAAATAATGGTCAGAAAGTGGCGTATTTCCGGGCTTTTTCGAAAGTTGGGATTAGAAGCCTAACTCCTGAAAAGGCTCGGTTATTTTATATGGAAACATATCTACTGTGAAAATGTGTGTCAGGTTGTGACCTCGGATTAGATAACGCAAATTGAGTGAGTGGATTAGATGTCGGGCATTTTTGAGCAAGAGCTGAAAACTGGTAACAAATCCGGCAACTCGATAGTAAAGGCATTTTCGGGCAGTGGAATAGATGTCGGGAGGAGAAGACAGAAATGTTCAAAGATATATGCATCAATAACAAATCGTGTGAATTGATGAAATCTGTGAATAGACCTAAATATGGCAGTAGAACAATACTAACGGATTCATGTTGGGAATATGTAGCTTTGTTTTTGAAGCGTCAATCAATATCTGGAGCAAGTGATGCCTTATTTTATTGGGAACAGGCGCATAGTTTTTATTTAGCGTCACAGGAACTTCCAGATAACGCACGACCATTAACATCATATTATTGTATTTTAAATGCAGCTAAGGCCTTATTGCGATATAAAGGTGTTGATGATAGTAGATTAAAAAACCATGGAATATCGTCTGTTAGAGACGATACTAATAAGACAAATATAAAAGAGGCTTGTACATCGATAAAAGGCGCTGGAGTTTTACCTGAGCTGTCAAGATATTACGGACATAATATAGTCACAGGCCATTACACAATGGCGGAATTACTTTATAATATTCCATGTGTTCATAGAGCATATTGCATTACTTTTTCCAAACCGGAGATATTCGTTCCTATCAGCAAGCCTGTGTTCGTAAAAAAAGACAACTCTAAGGAAGCATGGATTAAATTCGAAGTTTCTGGAAGGTATGCAAATGCTAAGGCTCTTAAGAACTTGCCATCGAAGTTTGAGAGAGACCTAGGTGTTGATGGTAAATATGTTATAAGAATGAAAAAAAGATTCAATTGGGATATTCACAAGCCAATTGAGGAGCGTAAAAAAGCACTAAACAAATATCACGAAAAGACTAGAGGCTATCTTTTTTACATATTTGGTGAGACAAAATTATGGTACATAAAAAAAGAAGTTTCAGGTAATGACAACTTAGCAAATATGCCATCGACTGTATTGATTTTTGCTGTGTTTCATTGGATAAGTGAATTGGTCAGATATAATCCGAAATTATTTAGCAAATACATGAAGTCAAAACAGAACTGGTTGTTACATGAATTCATTAATAATGCATTAGACCAATTTGTAGATGAGGTAGGATGTGAAATAACTGGTGAAGATATCATGTGTACCGGATACAGAAAATGACATAAATTGATGCTATATATGATGATGACAAGTATGCTGAACGTAAAAGACAGGATATGAATAACCGCCTTAACAAAATTTATGAGGAAATCTATGATATTGAGGATAGGATAACAGATTCTGAAAAAAAGAAGGAAGCTGCACAGCAGGATGTTCTTACAAAGGAAAATGTATTCAAGATGCTATTGGTTTTCGACAAGATTTTTGATAAAATGAATGATGTGGATAAGCGTAAGCTTATTGAGAGCATGATAGCGGAAGTACACCTTCATCCAAAGGAAACATGGGAAGAGGG
This genomic interval carries:
- a CDS encoding recombinase family protein translates to MQVDGYSLDAQRDKLRKYAAYEDMIIAGEYSDEGFSGKNIQGRQDFQRMLNDIQDGKDDVSYVLVFKLSRFGRNAADVLNSLQLMQDFGVNLICVEDGIDSSKDAGKLMISVLSAVAEIERENIRTQTMAGREQKAREGKWNGGFAPYGYKLENGNLVIAEDEVEVIRVIYDRYIHTNEGVAGVAKYLNRNGYVKKLRQNNTIPGFSRDFVKNVLYNPVYMGKIAYGRRRTEKKQGTRNEMHVVEQSEFPVYEGQHEAIISEEDWYLAQEKRKINSFKREKVNNPDHAHILSGILKCPCCGKSMYGNTAKAHSKDKKTRYYYYCKNTVTPTGHECSFRLNIEQTEINKFVAKIISAMVNNPRFVEAIQAKIGTAVDTEDMEKQIAVLQGQLKQAFGTKSRLERQMDTLDINDAHYDRKILDLQRRYDEQYDTIEEIEVQIGELQSQIRSIQQEKISGDNIYRLLLAFDEVYHSATEAEQKEFMKAFIERIEMFPEKRKDGSWIKKIVFNFPVPIDGEEVKELPLETETTVETVVLMSRKEK
- a CDS encoding YaaC family protein, with translation MFKDICINNKSCELMKSVNRPKYGSRTILTDSCWEYVALFLKRQSISGASDALFYWEQAHSFYLASQELPDNARPLTSYYCILNAAKALLRYKGVDDSRLKNHGISSVRDDTNKTNIKEACTSIKGAGVLPELSRYYGHNIVTGHYTMAELLYNIPCVHRAYCITFSKPEIFVPISKPVFVKKDNSKEAWIKFEVSGRYANAKALKNLPSKFERDLGVDGKYVIRMKKRFNWDIHKPIEERKKALNKYHEKTRGYLFYIFGETKLWYIKKEVSGNDNLANMPSTVLIFAVFHWISELVRYNPKLFSKYMKSKQNWLLHEFINNALDQFVDEVGCEITGEDIMCTGYRK